The following proteins come from a genomic window of Halorussus halophilus:
- a CDS encoding phosphotransferase family protein produces MDDRIASVLEAAFPEREVEEVGETGPSWNEKNRTVRVDFEDETSIYLKIATDGDGSRVARETATISYVGENSDVPVPTILASEVEGAIPYLATAPVDGKNLLEVGSGWTATPAVARQVGRALAELHSLRFEQHGHVFGGDEKGLELDTGTWTEILLDKLEDKRELAPANHFEHHFDEVREAVEANRELLDEAPATLLHGDPARPNCFQETVSKDAGRADPRVGFLDWEIAHVGDPVRELRRTRSYLAEPLDAETYEDVADAFRDGYRERAGGLPDGYDDRLPVYDAVVFLSKSTYLDNWKEYADASTAELKAWLRTEMRRRLDKIS; encoded by the coding sequence ATGGACGACCGAATCGCGTCGGTCCTCGAAGCCGCGTTCCCCGAACGCGAAGTAGAAGAGGTCGGGGAGACCGGTCCCTCGTGGAACGAGAAAAATCGGACGGTAAGAGTCGATTTCGAGGACGAGACGAGCATCTATCTGAAGATAGCGACCGACGGCGACGGCTCCCGAGTCGCCCGCGAGACGGCCACGATTTCGTACGTCGGCGAAAACTCCGACGTGCCGGTACCGACGATTCTGGCGAGCGAAGTCGAAGGGGCGATTCCCTACCTCGCCACCGCACCCGTCGATGGAAAGAACTTGCTGGAAGTCGGCTCTGGCTGGACCGCCACGCCCGCCGTCGCTCGGCAGGTCGGGCGCGCACTCGCGGAACTGCACTCGCTTCGCTTCGAACAGCACGGACACGTGTTCGGTGGCGACGAGAAGGGCCTCGAACTCGACACTGGCACGTGGACAGAGATTCTCCTCGACAAACTCGAAGACAAGCGAGAACTCGCGCCCGCGAACCACTTCGAACACCACTTCGACGAGGTCAGAGAAGCGGTCGAAGCTAACCGCGAACTGCTGGACGAAGCACCAGCCACGTTGCTCCACGGCGACCCGGCACGCCCGAACTGTTTTCAGGAGACCGTTAGCAAGGACGCCGGCCGCGCAGACCCGCGCGTCGGCTTCCTCGACTGGGAGATAGCGCACGTCGGCGACCCAGTTCGGGAACTCCGGCGCACGCGGAGCTACTTGGCCGAACCGCTGGATGCGGAGACGTACGAAGATGTTGCCGACGCCTTCCGCGACGGCTACCGTGAGCGCGCTGGTGGACTTCCGGACGGCTACGACGACCGGCTACCCGTCTACGACGCCGTCGTGTTCCTCAGCAAGTCCACGTATCTCGACAACTGGAAGGAGTACGCCGACGCCTCAACCGCGGAGCTGAAGGCGTGGCTTCGAACGGAGATGCGACGACGACTCGACAAAATATCGTAG
- a CDS encoding thioredoxin domain-containing protein, with translation MAKPENDTSASEPNETAASDPTEDVASELFDELLAADVLVEGEAGVRTTDEFDDTHAVYHDSYVGVPDEEFHESVAATFGLPDSETAADAIVERGLTRTDLAVALSVRSHCDDLTANELAVAAGMVGEIVPKTPVPADLPDVSDDPDWFVTVNDRAVVTVWKRFCDPCERIKDDLDALLDGAPESVAVAGIDGEVAVEFCEEFTVDAAPGFVLFEDGEAIRTVTGSDREEIRSALRAVYS, from the coding sequence ATGGCGAAACCAGAGAACGATACCTCGGCGTCTGAACCGAACGAGACTGCGGCGTCCGACCCGACCGAGGACGTGGCGTCCGAACTGTTCGACGAACTCCTCGCCGCCGACGTGCTGGTCGAGGGCGAGGCGGGCGTCAGAACCACCGACGAGTTCGACGACACCCACGCGGTGTACCACGACTCGTACGTCGGCGTTCCCGACGAGGAGTTCCACGAGTCGGTCGCGGCGACGTTCGGACTGCCGGACTCAGAGACCGCCGCGGACGCGATAGTCGAACGGGGACTCACTCGGACCGACCTCGCCGTCGCGCTGTCGGTCCGCTCGCACTGCGACGACTTGACCGCGAACGAACTCGCCGTCGCGGCCGGGATGGTCGGCGAAATCGTGCCGAAGACGCCGGTTCCGGCAGACTTACCGGACGTCAGCGACGACCCCGACTGGTTCGTCACGGTGAACGACCGCGCAGTCGTCACAGTGTGGAAACGCTTCTGTGACCCCTGCGAGCGAATCAAAGACGACTTGGACGCGTTGCTCGATGGCGCTCCAGAGTCGGTGGCGGTCGCAGGCATCGACGGCGAAGTCGCCGTCGAGTTCTGCGAGGAGTTCACGGTGGACGCCGCGCCCGGCTTCGTACTGTTCGAAGACGGCGAGGCGATTCGGACCGTGACGGGGAGCGACCGTGAGGAGATTCGGTCGGCACTGCGTGCGGTGTATTCGTAA
- a CDS encoding ABC transporter ATP-binding protein: protein MSSLLELDAVDGYYGESHILRDVSMSVEEGEVCSLLGRNGAGKTTTLRSISGARPPNVHDGTISFKGEDITEMAPEDISARGISLVPEERRVFPNLTVEENLHLAEVSGNRSNTIGRQLEQVRAEHTGMTTEQVYEEFQRLRERRTQKAGTLSGGEQQMLAIARALKQNTDLLLLDEPYEGLAPQIIADVEDAIRRISETGTTILLVEQNAVAAMDLADRCYVVDQGSIVFEGSAETLRNDGETRERYLGV from the coding sequence GTGAGTTCCTTGCTCGAACTGGACGCCGTGGACGGCTACTACGGCGAGAGTCACATCCTGCGTGACGTGTCGATGAGCGTCGAGGAGGGCGAAGTCTGTTCGCTCCTCGGCCGCAACGGCGCGGGGAAGACGACGACGCTGCGCTCGATTTCGGGCGCGCGACCGCCGAACGTCCACGACGGCACGATTTCGTTCAAAGGCGAGGACATCACCGAGATGGCTCCCGAAGACATCTCGGCGCGGGGCATCTCGCTCGTTCCGGAGGAACGGCGGGTCTTCCCGAACCTCACCGTCGAGGAGAACCTCCATCTGGCCGAGGTGTCGGGCAACCGCTCGAACACCATCGGTCGGCAACTGGAGCAGGTTCGCGCCGAACACACCGGGATGACCACCGAGCAGGTGTACGAGGAGTTCCAACGACTCCGCGAGCGCCGGACCCAGAAGGCAGGCACGCTGTCCGGTGGCGAACAGCAGATGCTCGCCATCGCCCGCGCGCTCAAGCAGAACACCGACCTGCTGTTGCTGGACGAACCCTACGAGGGACTGGCACCCCAAATCATCGCCGACGTGGAGGACGCGATTCGCCGAATCAGCGAGACGGGCACGACAATTCTGCTGGTCGAGCAGAACGCCGTCGCCGCGATGGATTTGGCCGACCGCTGTTACGTCGTAGACCAAGGGAGCATCGTCTTCGAAGGAAGCGCAGAAACACTCCGAAACGATGGCGAAACCAGAGAACGATACCTCGGCGTCTGA
- a CDS encoding ABC transporter ATP-binding protein, producing MALLETRDLTKSFGGLTAVDGVTVDVEEGESISVIGPNGAGKSTLINLITRMLDPTDGDISFKGESIVHHEPHEVVQKGVSRSFQTASIFPELTVEENAQIAALGAEHGAFRFNFLRHRNNYGEVDELASRMLDAVGLLGQRDVTAEDLPYGDKRRLEIGIALASEPDLLLMDEPTAGMSPEETASTVELIKEVQEELGLTILLVEHDMEIVFDVSDRIVVLNRGRVIAKGTPEEVQGDPDVQEAYLGGSEA from the coding sequence ATGGCACTGCTCGAAACCCGAGATCTTACGAAGTCCTTCGGCGGTCTCACCGCCGTCGATGGCGTCACCGTGGACGTCGAAGAGGGCGAGAGCATCAGCGTCATCGGTCCGAACGGCGCTGGCAAATCGACGCTCATCAACCTCATCACGCGGATGCTCGACCCGACGGACGGGGACATCTCGTTCAAGGGCGAGTCGATAGTCCACCACGAACCGCACGAAGTCGTCCAGAAGGGCGTCAGTCGGTCGTTCCAGACCGCCTCTATCTTCCCGGAGCTCACCGTGGAGGAGAACGCCCAAATCGCGGCGCTCGGTGCCGAGCACGGGGCGTTCCGCTTCAACTTCCTACGTCACCGGAACAACTACGGCGAGGTGGACGAACTCGCGAGTCGAATGCTCGACGCGGTGGGTCTGCTCGGCCAACGGGACGTGACCGCCGAAGACCTGCCGTACGGAGACAAGCGACGACTGGAAATCGGCATCGCGCTCGCCAGCGAACCCGACCTGCTGTTGATGGACGAACCGACCGCAGGCATGTCACCCGAAGAGACGGCCTCGACGGTCGAACTCATCAAGGAGGTCCAAGAAGAACTCGGACTGACCATCCTCTTGGTCGAACACGACATGGAAATCGTCTTCGACGTGTCCGACCGCATCGTCGTACTGAATCGTGGCCGCGTCATCGCCAAGGGGACCCCCGAGGAAGTGCAGGGCGACCCCGACGTCCAAGAGGCGTACCTCGGAGGGTCGGAAGCGTGA